Proteins from a single region of Trichoderma asperellum chromosome 3, complete sequence:
- the ACE2 gene encoding Metallothionein expression activator (EggNog:ENOG41), whose translation MDLRQACDRCHDKKLRCPRPPGSLCCSRCTKANVTCVFSPPTRPLRYPSNHNGNGAAGFDWPDLMILEQQTPSQVLETPAQTISERLAALLSGLDRMLQALPSSLEMHHVPREQLREYADHVGDNFDLQLTLDGLLHHAQDLAAIYPEATSAAVNKRITAPESDALCTVANCIHQDRTSLHTTPLPRLDHALLNLVMACHIRLLDIMDTLAEHGRMCAFTVATLPSDYDPKFDVPEIRVGSFIAPSNTAASMLLGVLLELQTLLVERIGDMSGVIAQVKDNPGAAREARVISLQCEILQERAEATLGELTNFKKGLVSARLLR comes from the coding sequence ATGGATCTCCGGCAGGCCTGTGATCGATGCCATGACAAGAAACTCAGATGCCCTCGACCGCCGGGCTCCCTGTGCTGCAGTCGTTGCACCAAGGCCAATGTCACCTGCGTCTTCAGTCCGCCAACAAGGCCACTCCGATATCCCAGCAACCACAATGGCAATGGAGCCGCTGGCTTTGACTGGCCCGATCTGATGATCTTGGAGCAACAGACGCCAAGCCAAGTGCTCGAGACACCAGCGCAGACCATTTCAGAACGCCTCGCGGCTCTCCTGTCAGGCCTTGACCGCATGCTACAGGCGCTGCCATCATCTCTGGAGATGCACCATGTCCCTAGAGAGCAGCTGAGGGAATACGCCGACCATGTAGGGGACAATTTCGATCTGCAGTTGACGCTTGACGGCCTCCTTCACCACGCCCAAGATCTCGCAGCCATCTACCCTGAAGCCACATCGGCGGCCGTCAACAAGCGCATTACTGCTCCAGAGTCTGATGCTCTCTGCACTGTTGCGAACTGTATCCACCAAGACCGCACATCCTTGCATACGACGCCCCTGCCTAGACTAGATCACGCACTGTTGAATCTTGTCATGGCGTGCCATATCCGTTTGCTTGACATTATGGATACTCTGGCAGAGCACGGCCGGATGTGTGCCTTTACGGTGGCCACCCTCCCATCAGACTACGATCCCAAATTCGATGTTCCAGAAATCCGTGTGGGATCTTTCATTGCCCCTTCCAACACTGCGGCCTCTATGCTTCTGGGTGTGCTTTTGGAGCTTCAAACGCTTTTAGTGGAGAGAATCGGAGATATGAGTGGTGTAATTGCTCAGGTAAAAGACAATCCAGGAGCGGCCAGAGAAGCAAGAGTCATTAGCCTCCAATGCGAGATTCTTCAAGAACGCGCGGAGGCTACACTCGGGGAACTGACGAATTTCAAGAAAGGTTTAGTAAGCGCGAGGCTGCTAAGATGA